Proteins found in one Haloferax litoreum genomic segment:
- the purB gene encoding adenylosuccinate lyase has protein sequence MTDADRNDPLYAVSPLDGRYASRTAPLAPHVSEAALMRARVQVEVEYLVALADLDATPLELPEPERNDLRALYEEFDADDAALVKRLEVDGAEGYTATNHDVKAVEYFIRTETPESIHPWIHFGLTSEDVNNLSHRLMTKGAVEEVLVPEIREVRDELVALAQEYRDVPMLARTHGQPATPTTFGKEMAVYASRLGRALARVEAASDALVGKLAGASGTYAAHVAAYPDVNWRAFSREFVSSLGLEHVPLATQVNPCDDLAALFDAFRGVNNVVVDLDLDAWLYISDRYLGQETVEGETGSSTMPHKVNPIDFENSEGNLSKANSDLTFLADYVTTSRLQRDLSDSTVKRNIGAAFAHCLIGYKKTQAGLGKVVPNEHVMREELDDMPAIIGEAVQTILRREGDTQAYERVKELTRGRDVTLSDFHDLFEDLDVDETTREELLALTPATYVGLADELVGDVDE, from the coding sequence ATGACCGACGCCGACCGGAACGACCCGCTCTACGCGGTGTCCCCGCTCGACGGGCGCTACGCCTCTCGCACCGCACCACTCGCACCGCACGTGAGCGAGGCCGCACTCATGCGTGCTCGCGTACAGGTAGAAGTCGAATACCTCGTCGCACTCGCCGACCTCGACGCGACGCCACTCGAACTGCCCGAACCGGAACGGAACGACCTTCGGGCACTCTACGAGGAGTTCGACGCCGACGACGCGGCACTCGTGAAACGTCTCGAAGTCGACGGCGCAGAAGGCTACACCGCGACGAATCACGACGTGAAGGCCGTCGAATACTTCATCCGGACCGAGACGCCCGAGTCCATCCACCCGTGGATTCACTTCGGCCTGACTTCCGAGGACGTGAACAATCTCTCGCACCGCCTGATGACGAAGGGTGCCGTCGAGGAAGTCCTCGTTCCCGAGATACGTGAGGTACGCGACGAACTCGTCGCCCTCGCACAGGAGTACCGCGACGTGCCGATGCTCGCCCGAACTCACGGCCAACCCGCGACGCCGACGACGTTCGGTAAGGAGATGGCAGTCTACGCGTCCCGTCTGGGGCGCGCGCTGGCCCGTGTCGAGGCCGCGAGCGACGCTCTCGTGGGGAAACTCGCCGGGGCGTCGGGTACCTACGCGGCCCACGTCGCCGCGTACCCCGACGTGAATTGGCGGGCGTTCTCCCGCGAGTTCGTCTCGTCGCTCGGTCTGGAACACGTCCCACTCGCCACGCAGGTCAACCCCTGTGACGACCTCGCGGCACTGTTCGACGCGTTCCGCGGCGTCAACAACGTCGTCGTGGACCTCGACCTCGACGCGTGGCTCTACATCTCCGACCGGTACCTCGGCCAAGAGACCGTCGAAGGAGAGACGGGGTCGTCGACGATGCCGCACAAAGTCAACCCAATCGACTTCGAGAACTCCGAGGGCAACCTCTCGAAGGCGAACTCGGACCTGACGTTCCTCGCGGACTACGTCACGACGTCGCGTCTCCAGCGCGACCTGTCGGACTCCACGGTCAAACGGAACATCGGCGCGGCGTTCGCCCACTGCCTCATCGGCTACAAGAAGACGCAGGCCGGCCTCGGAAAGGTCGTGCCGAACGAACACGTCATGCGCGAGGAACTGGACGACATGCCGGCTATCATCGGCGAGGCAGTCCAGACGATTCTCCGCCGTGAGGGCGACACGCAGGCGTACGAACGCGTGAAAGAACTCACGCGCGGCCGTGACGTGACGCTCTCGGACTTCCACGACCTGTTCGAAGACCTCGACGTAGACGAGACGACGCGCGAGGAACTGCTCGCGCTCACGCCCGCGACGTACGTCGGTCTGGCGGACGAACTCGTCGGCGACGTAGACGAGTAA
- a CDS encoding glucose 1-dehydrogenase — MKAIVVKRGEDKPVVIDKPRPEPESGEALVRTLRVGVDGTDHEVISGGHGGFPEGEDHLVLGHEAVGIVVDPNDTELEEGDIVVPTVRRPPKSGTNEFFERDQPDMAPDGMYAERGIVGEHGFMSDFFTSPEEYLVRIPRSHAELGFLIEPISITEKALELAYASRSSFDWDPSSALVLGNGSLGLLTLAMLKVDDKAYERLYCLGRRDRPDPTIDIIEKLGGTYVDSRQTPVEDIPDVHEQMDFIYEATGFPKHAIQSVQALAPNGVGALLGVPSDWEFEVDAGAFHREMVLHNKALVGSVNSHVKHFEAATVTFTKLPRWFLRDLVTGVYPLSNFEEAFDDDDTTIKTAIEFSSV, encoded by the coding sequence ATGAAAGCAATCGTCGTCAAGCGCGGGGAAGACAAACCGGTCGTCATCGACAAGCCACGACCGGAACCCGAATCCGGGGAAGCACTCGTCCGGACGCTTCGCGTCGGTGTCGACGGGACCGACCACGAGGTCATCTCCGGTGGGCACGGGGGATTCCCCGAAGGCGAAGACCACCTCGTCCTCGGGCACGAGGCGGTCGGTATCGTCGTCGACCCGAACGACACCGAGTTAGAAGAGGGAGATATCGTCGTCCCCACGGTCAGGCGACCACCGAAATCGGGGACGAACGAGTTCTTCGAGCGCGACCAACCGGATATGGCGCCCGACGGGATGTACGCCGAACGCGGTATCGTCGGCGAACACGGGTTCATGTCCGACTTCTTTACCAGCCCAGAGGAGTACCTCGTGCGCATCCCGCGCTCGCATGCCGAACTCGGCTTTCTCATCGAACCCATCTCTATCACCGAGAAGGCCCTCGAACTCGCGTACGCGAGTCGCTCGTCGTTCGACTGGGACCCGTCGTCCGCGCTCGTGCTCGGAAACGGCAGTCTCGGACTCCTGACGCTGGCGATGCTGAAAGTCGACGACAAGGCCTACGAGCGACTCTACTGCCTCGGCCGACGGGACCGGCCCGACCCGACCATCGACATTATCGAGAAACTGGGTGGGACCTACGTCGACTCTCGACAGACACCCGTCGAGGACATCCCGGACGTACACGAGCAGATGGACTTCATCTACGAGGCAACGGGGTTCCCGAAACACGCTATCCAGTCGGTGCAAGCACTCGCGCCGAACGGTGTCGGTGCCCTGCTCGGCGTGCCGAGCGATTGGGAGTTCGAAGTCGACGCGGGCGCGTTCCACCGGGAGATGGTCCTTCACAACAAGGCCCTCGTCGGAAGCGTCAACTCTCACGTGAAGCACTTCGAGGCGGCGACGGTGACGTTCACCAAGCTTCCCCGGTGGTTCCTGCGTGACCTCGTCACGGGAGTCTATCCGCTATCGAACTTCGAAGAAGCGTTCGACGACGACGACACCACTATAAAAACCGCCATCGAATTCAGTAGCGTATGA
- the gfcR gene encoding transcriptional regulator GfcR, protein MKNVDDLIASAAELADRGLSKGEIADELNVSRETASWLVERSGAATKPKPAEKPDGPDDIHVDWNAIGSGGKRLTYIGRALADLLLETHEEADVTIGIEKAGVPLATSVSRELETSLGAYSPAKHQWDEGDIEDLGGGFSRNFAPVDGRKCFIVDDTVTSGTTLRETIESIRAEGGEPLACVVIVDKQGVEEIDGVPVYSLINVVRVGEQ, encoded by the coding sequence ATGAAGAACGTCGACGACCTCATCGCCAGCGCGGCGGAGCTCGCGGACCGTGGTCTCTCGAAGGGCGAGATTGCCGACGAGTTGAACGTCTCCCGTGAAACCGCTAGTTGGCTTGTCGAACGAAGTGGCGCGGCCACCAAACCCAAACCCGCAGAGAAACCCGATGGTCCAGACGACATCCACGTCGACTGGAACGCCATCGGGAGTGGCGGCAAACGCCTCACGTACATCGGTCGTGCACTCGCCGACCTGCTCTTGGAGACGCACGAAGAGGCAGACGTCACCATCGGTATCGAGAAAGCGGGCGTCCCGCTCGCGACGAGCGTCTCGCGCGAACTCGAAACGTCGCTCGGTGCGTACTCACCCGCGAAACACCAGTGGGACGAAGGCGACATCGAGGACCTCGGTGGCGGGTTCTCCCGGAACTTCGCCCCCGTCGACGGCCGCAAGTGCTTCATCGTCGACGACACGGTGACGAGCGGAACCACGCTCCGCGAGACGATAGAGTCGATTCGCGCGGAAGGCGGCGAACCACTCGCGTGTGTCGTCATCGTCGACAAACAGGGCGTCGAAGAGATAGACGGCGTCCCCGTTTACTCGCTCATCAACGTCGTCCGCGTCGGCGAACAGTAA
- a CDS encoding glutaredoxin family protein — MTFQPESMDPEEVQSRVNEAIENNDVVLFMKGNRLMPQCGYSAKALELISQYVDEFETVDVLPALPHYRAALDDKSGWETIPQTFVDGEFIGGSDILEELDTRGELEATLTGEN; from the coding sequence ATGACTTTCCAACCCGAGAGCATGGACCCAGAAGAAGTCCAGTCCCGTGTGAACGAGGCCATCGAGAACAACGACGTCGTCCTCTTCATGAAGGGCAACCGCTTGATGCCGCAGTGTGGGTACTCCGCGAAGGCGCTCGAACTCATCTCACAGTACGTCGACGAGTTCGAGACGGTCGACGTGCTTCCTGCACTCCCGCACTACCGGGCGGCCCTCGACGACAAGAGTGGGTGGGAGACGATTCCCCAGACGTTCGTCGACGGTGAGTTCATCGGTGGCAGCGACATTCTCGAAGAACTCGACACCCGTGGCGAACTCGAAGCGACGCTGACCGGCGAGAACTAA
- a CDS encoding DUF7110 family protein, whose product MSGRVYRLHSTLELPLEDVMDYFENDPTLPPEVEDVDITRRNNTLIIKAVSADDNLSKYTPTAQLKASVTENRVYEEEPPRAGAPSWGQEEEEEIPSELVEFACFKGDLETVLQNTALQYPMFLVLREIAMLSEKGTLTAITEESDELQATRIVEGEVRAASVEVVENPQQNSSADSGVNWRDNKFIS is encoded by the coding sequence ATGTCAGGCCGCGTATATCGACTCCATTCGACGTTGGAACTGCCACTCGAAGACGTAATGGACTACTTCGAGAACGACCCTACACTCCCACCGGAGGTTGAGGATGTGGACATCACGCGCCGCAACAACACCCTCATCATCAAAGCCGTCTCTGCTGACGACAATCTCAGCAAGTACACCCCGACGGCACAACTGAAGGCGAGTGTAACCGAGAACCGCGTCTACGAAGAAGAGCCACCCCGAGCAGGTGCGCCGAGTTGGGGACAAGAAGAAGAAGAGGAGATTCCCTCGGAACTCGTCGAGTTCGCCTGCTTCAAAGGTGACCTCGAGACCGTACTCCAGAACACGGCGCTTCAGTACCCGATGTTCCTCGTCCTCCGAGAGATTGCGATGCTCTCAGAGAAGGGGACGCTGACCGCCATCACCGAAGAGAGCGACGAACTTCAGGCGACGCGCATCGTCGAAGGCGAAGTGCGCGCTGCGTCCGTCGAAGTCGTCGAGAACCCACAGCAGAACAGTTCGGCTGACAGCGGTGTCAACTGGCGCGACAACAAGTTCATCTCCTGA
- a CDS encoding phosphoadenosine phosphosulfate reductase family protein, which translates to MSEAFPDYLDVDYTDGEGETPEDYPSIEEKIEKAIEVTKVGLEQYENPAVMWTGGKDSTLTLYFIKEVAERYDLEVPPAVFIDHYQHFDEIMDFVEHWADEWDLDVIWARNEDIGNYVDEHGLEPGDDIDVSELSEHNRHHIRNILEYEEDTFPFLLDTYVGNHLLKTVALNDTLEEYDIDGVISGVRWDEQEARADETFFSPRHDPDIYPPHDRIQPILQFEESAVWDAFWYFAVPDTVENYPEDGYVPESDEDLPEGVSQEDVPVSPKYFAGFRSLGSEVSTDKSAEEPAWLQDMANTTERAGRAQDKEDLMERLRDLGYM; encoded by the coding sequence ATGTCGGAAGCCTTCCCAGACTACCTCGACGTCGACTACACCGACGGCGAGGGAGAGACGCCGGAAGATTACCCGAGCATCGAGGAGAAAATCGAGAAGGCCATCGAAGTCACGAAGGTCGGTCTCGAGCAATACGAGAACCCTGCCGTCATGTGGACTGGCGGGAAGGATTCGACGCTCACGCTCTACTTCATCAAGGAAGTCGCCGAGCGCTACGACCTCGAAGTTCCCCCGGCGGTCTTCATCGACCACTACCAGCACTTCGACGAAATCATGGACTTCGTCGAGCACTGGGCCGACGAGTGGGACCTCGACGTCATCTGGGCGCGCAACGAGGACATCGGCAACTACGTCGACGAACACGGCCTCGAACCCGGTGACGACATCGACGTCTCGGAACTCTCCGAGCACAACCGACACCACATCCGCAACATCCTCGAGTACGAAGAGGACACCTTCCCCTTCCTCCTCGACACCTACGTCGGTAACCACCTGCTGAAGACCGTCGCACTCAACGACACCCTCGAAGAGTACGACATCGACGGCGTCATCTCGGGCGTCCGCTGGGACGAACAGGAAGCCCGTGCCGACGAGACGTTCTTCAGCCCGCGTCACGACCCCGACATCTACCCGCCGCACGACCGCATCCAACCCATCCTCCAGTTCGAAGAGAGCGCCGTCTGGGACGCCTTCTGGTACTTCGCCGTCCCCGACACGGTCGAGAACTACCCCGAAGACGGCTACGTCCCGGAGAGCGACGAGGACCTCCCCGAGGGCGTTTCGCAGGAAGACGTGCCCGTCTCGCCGAAGTACTTCGCCGGGTTCCGCAGTCTCGGCAGCGAAGTCTCGACGGACAAGTCCGCCGAAGAACCGGCGTGGCTGCAGGACATGGCGAACACGACCGAGCGCGCAGGCCGCGCCCAGGACAAAGAGGACCTGATGGAGCGCCTGCGTGACCTCGGCTACATGTAA
- a CDS encoding phosphoadenosine phosphosulfate reductase family protein, translating into MVLRFPDYLSLDYSEGRDETAAAYPTLEDKLEKAASITRTALEQYERPAIMWTGGKDSTVVLYVVREVAADLGVAVPPVVFIDHFEHFDETEQFVYDWADRWDLDLIVARNEDFAGRGMAPGDEIAVSDLRDETQRELARLGYDDDTIVLDADTFEGNHLLKTVALNDVITEHGFDGIFSGVRWDEQEARADETFFSPRHESDKYPPHDRVHTILQFTEADIWGAFWNYVVPDAVDGYPVGHVPQSYDDLPEGVEPTDLPVSPKYFEGYRSLGTESGSTKADDRPAWVQDLAASKEREGRAQDKENLMARLRDLGYM; encoded by the coding sequence ATGGTTCTTCGGTTTCCCGACTATCTCAGCCTCGATTACAGCGAGGGTCGTGACGAGACTGCCGCAGCGTACCCCACACTCGAAGACAAACTCGAAAAGGCGGCGTCTATCACCCGCACCGCACTCGAACAGTACGAGCGACCCGCAATCATGTGGACCGGTGGGAAAGACTCGACTGTCGTCCTCTACGTCGTCCGCGAAGTCGCCGCCGACCTCGGCGTGGCGGTTCCGCCGGTCGTCTTCATCGACCACTTCGAACACTTCGACGAGACCGAACAGTTCGTCTACGACTGGGCCGACCGCTGGGACCTCGACCTCATCGTCGCCCGCAACGAGGACTTCGCAGGCCGTGGCATGGCCCCCGGCGACGAAATCGCCGTCTCCGACCTGCGCGACGAGACCCAACGCGAACTCGCCCGTCTCGGTTACGACGACGACACCATCGTCCTCGACGCCGATACCTTCGAGGGCAACCACCTGCTGAAGACCGTCGCGCTCAACGACGTCATCACCGAACACGGCTTCGACGGCATCTTCTCCGGCGTCCGCTGGGACGAACAGGAAGCCCGCGCCGACGAGACGTTCTTCAGTCCGCGCCACGAGTCCGACAAGTACCCGCCGCACGACCGGGTCCACACCATCCTCCAGTTCACCGAGGCGGACATCTGGGGTGCCTTCTGGAACTACGTCGTCCCCGACGCCGTCGACGGGTACCCCGTTGGCCACGTCCCCCAATCGTACGATGACCTCCCCGAAGGAGTCGAACCCACCGACCTCCCCGTCTCGCCGAAGTACTTCGAAGGCTACCGCTCGCTCGGCACCGAATCCGGGTCGACGAAGGCCGACGACCGCCCCGCGTGGGTGCAGGACCTCGCCGCGAGCAAGGAACGAGAAGGTCGCGCACAGGACAAAGAGAACCTGATGGCGCGCCTCCGCGACCTCGGCTACATGTAA
- a CDS encoding ABC transporter permease subunit produces the protein MALPAVIKKDFRDSIRSLSLLTTTLLFVAFATWLATIQWIPLMYQDSTANRSTLALLNSMRQPTVFMVPLIGLSLAYDTVAGELESGTIRFLLSLPNSRAEVVFGKFVGRTAVIGVSILVGYTVAGAIALATYESFDAVVFGQYTLLTILYGTVYIGLATGFSAGMKSRTRAFVGAGALYSLFLLGWDVLLLLLQLAIYGNDIPEAGLPDWFKFVGTLNPSTAFMKATKAVIPQYGEITSYPEGSAVYLDDWVGFLILGLWCALPLVLGYLRFTTADIQ, from the coding sequence ATGGCCCTCCCCGCAGTGATAAAGAAAGATTTCCGGGACTCGATACGGTCGCTTTCCCTCCTCACTACGACGTTGCTGTTCGTCGCGTTCGCCACGTGGCTCGCCACGATACAGTGGATTCCCCTCATGTATCAAGACAGCACTGCGAACAGAAGCACGCTGGCACTCTTGAACAGTATGAGACAGCCCACAGTGTTCATGGTCCCTTTAATCGGTCTGAGTCTCGCGTACGACACTGTTGCGGGTGAACTGGAGAGCGGGACAATCCGATTCCTCTTGAGCCTACCAAATTCGCGAGCAGAAGTCGTCTTCGGGAAGTTTGTCGGGCGAACTGCCGTCATCGGTGTGTCGATACTCGTCGGCTATACCGTCGCAGGGGCAATCGCTCTGGCGACCTACGAGTCGTTCGACGCCGTCGTCTTCGGTCAATACACGCTCCTGACGATACTTTACGGGACTGTCTACATCGGCCTCGCTACGGGCTTCTCGGCGGGGATGAAGTCGAGAACGCGGGCATTCGTCGGTGCAGGAGCACTGTACTCACTTTTTCTGCTGGGATGGGACGTTCTGCTTCTCCTCCTCCAATTGGCGATTTACGGGAACGATATCCCGGAGGCGGGGTTACCCGACTGGTTCAAATTCGTCGGGACGCTCAACCCTTCGACTGCCTTCATGAAAGCAACGAAGGCGGTCATTCCACAGTACGGTGAGATTACGTCCTATCCGGAAGGAAGCGCAGTGTACCTCGACGACTGGGTCGGATTCCTGATTCTCGGACTATGGTGTGCACTTCCGCTCGTATTGGGATATCTGCGCTTTACGACCGCTGACATCCAGTAG
- a CDS encoding diphthine--ammonia ligase — MASEWVSLFSGGKDSSWALYRALEEGLNVTRLLTVHPSDDSYMYHVPATDLTALAAESIGIEHVNVHPGDLEATDATDSGEQGDAELEPLEAAIEELQSEIDLAGVTAGAIESEFQTNRIQGMCDRLGIDLFAPLWQEDPRELGEAMLDAGFEITLIQVAAHGLDESWLGRTLDEEALDELAELNEQYGVHVLGEGGEFETFVTDGPHMDRPIELEYETEWEGTHGRLRITDAYLD; from the coding sequence ATGGCATCCGAGTGGGTCAGTCTCTTCTCGGGCGGCAAGGACTCCTCGTGGGCGCTCTACCGGGCGCTCGAAGAGGGATTGAACGTCACCCGCCTCCTGACCGTCCACCCGAGCGACGACTCGTACATGTACCACGTGCCGGCGACCGACCTCACCGCACTCGCGGCGGAGAGCATCGGCATCGAACACGTAAACGTCCATCCCGGCGATTTGGAAGCGACCGACGCCACCGACTCCGGCGAACAGGGCGACGCCGAACTCGAACCGCTCGAAGCGGCCATCGAAGAACTTCAATCCGAAATCGACCTCGCAGGCGTCACTGCGGGCGCCATCGAGAGCGAGTTCCAGACGAACCGGATTCAGGGGATGTGCGACCGCCTCGGTATCGACCTCTTCGCACCTCTCTGGCAGGAGGACCCGCGCGAACTCGGCGAGGCGATGCTCGACGCCGGGTTCGAAATCACGCTGATTCAGGTCGCCGCGCACGGCCTCGACGAATCGTGGCTCGGCCGAACACTCGACGAAGAGGCACTCGACGAACTCGCAGAACTCAACGAGCAGTACGGCGTCCACGTCCTCGGCGAGGGGGGCGAGTTCGAGACGTTCGTCACCGACGGGCCCCACATGGACCGCCCGATTGAACTCGAATACGAGACCGAGTGGGAAGGGACACACGGGCGACTCCGCATCACCGACGCGTATCTGGACTGA
- a CDS encoding sugar phosphate nucleotidyltransferase, producing MKAVVLAGGYATRLWPITKHRPKMFLPVGDQTVIDTIFEDLEADDRVSEVFVSTNERFAESFETYIDESPYEKPTLSVEDTSAEDEKFGVVGALAQLIDREEVDEDLVVIAGDNLISFDVADFVDFFYEKEAPTLAAYDVKDLERAKSYGLVELDGDRVVSFQEKPENPKSTLVSIACYAIPAGDLPKFDEYLSGDNNPDEPGWFMQWLQQNGDVFAYTFDGAWFDIGTPQSYLDAVAWYLEGENFIHDTATVTNTELGQNVHIMANATVENSSLEESVVFPGAIIRNADLKNSIVDEETHIENLDLSNALIGAHSRLTNGQ from the coding sequence ATGAAGGCAGTCGTCCTTGCCGGTGGGTACGCAACGCGTCTGTGGCCGATTACCAAACACCGACCGAAGATGTTCCTCCCGGTCGGTGACCAGACGGTTATCGACACCATTTTCGAAGACCTCGAAGCCGACGACCGAGTCTCCGAGGTGTTCGTGAGCACGAACGAGCGGTTCGCAGAGTCGTTCGAGACGTACATCGACGAGTCACCGTACGAGAAGCCCACGCTATCTGTCGAAGACACCAGCGCCGAGGACGAGAAGTTCGGCGTCGTCGGTGCACTCGCCCAACTCATCGACCGCGAGGAAGTCGACGAGGACCTCGTCGTCATCGCCGGCGACAACCTCATCAGCTTCGACGTCGCCGACTTCGTGGACTTCTTCTACGAGAAGGAAGCACCGACTCTGGCCGCCTACGACGTGAAGGACCTCGAACGCGCGAAATCGTACGGTCTCGTCGAACTCGACGGTGACCGCGTCGTCAGCTTCCAAGAGAAGCCCGAGAACCCGAAGAGCACGCTCGTCTCCATCGCGTGCTACGCGATTCCTGCCGGCGACCTGCCGAAGTTCGACGAGTACCTCTCCGGCGACAACAACCCCGACGAACCGGGCTGGTTCATGCAGTGGCTGCAACAGAACGGCGACGTGTTCGCGTACACCTTCGACGGCGCGTGGTTCGACATCGGCACGCCGCAGAGCTACCTCGACGCAGTGGCGTGGTACCTCGAAGGCGAGAACTTCATCCACGACACGGCGACGGTGACGAACACCGAACTCGGACAGAACGTCCATATCATGGCCAACGCGACAGTCGAGAACTCCAGTCTCGAAGAGTCGGTCGTCTTCCCCGGTGCAATCATCCGCAACGCCGACCTGAAGAACTCCATCGTCGACGAGGAGACGCACATCGAGAACCTCGACCTCTCGAACGCGCTCATCGGCGCACACTCACGGTTGACGAACGGGCAGTAG
- a CDS encoding transcriptional regulator, with the protein MSDRESTATTRQRIADALRADPATASELSTSLGVPASSVYGHLQHVARTIQSEGDEQFLVAPPECRNCGFSAFDDPVNYPSRCPECRSEGIEEAVFKIG; encoded by the coding sequence ATGTCAGACCGGGAGTCTACCGCGACGACCCGCCAGCGTATCGCCGACGCCCTCCGCGCCGACCCGGCAACCGCCTCCGAACTCTCGACGAGTCTCGGTGTCCCTGCGTCGTCGGTCTACGGCCATCTCCAGCACGTCGCTCGCACCATCCAGAGTGAAGGCGACGAACAATTTCTCGTCGCCCCACCCGAGTGCCGAAACTGCGGATTCAGTGCCTTCGACGACCCGGTGAACTACCCCTCGCGGTGTCCCGAGTGTCGGAGTGAAGGTATCGAAGAAGCAGTCTTCAAAATCGGGTAG